The DNA window AACCTTGCAATAACTCAAATTCACATGCAACAAGAGGGGTCGTTTTCACGGTCCTGTTTACATGAATCCCGTAAACCTTTTTTCAATTCCACCTCATACTGTTTTATATCGTTATATAATAAAGTATTGGAGCTCTTAACTTCTTTAAATTGACACTCTTTTCAGGTAATCCACATTCCCTCCACGTGACGCCAGAAGACGAACCGATCGCGTTGGAGAACGGAAACACCGTCACGTTCACCGCCGAAGTCCACGATGAGGCCGGAAACATCACCGCTCAGGCCAAACAGATCGTTTCCTGCCAGGTACCGTTTGGCTGGTGTGGAAGGAAAAAATTATTCTATCGGCTGTGGAGTCTTTTAGAACTAAAACAGAAAATTCAATTGCACTCCTGCGAGAAGAAGCACACAAAACCGTTTTGATTAACGCAGAGGGTTCTGTGTGCTTGGTTGGACTCATTAACTCACCTGTTCTACcttctttttatatttgaacaTAAAATCAGGTTAAGGGGTTTCCGCCGGTGACGGCCGACTGCAGCGCCTCGGGAACTGGACAGCTTGTGACGAAGCCCATCAACCTGCAAATAACCAACGGGGAGCCGCAGAACCTCACCGTTGAGTTTGAGATGCCTGTGAGTAAAGAGAACGAGCGAGCGCTTTGCTTCGCTGTAACTGTGGTGGAGGTTTGACCGAATGAAGAGTTTTGTGCAGAAGGATCGAACGCAACAGTTTATCAAGCAACAGCCCCGGGGTCGGTAGCGAGGGCATCCTTACCGGGGTTTAGCAAAAAGACAATTAATCAATACCGACATGCACGGCATTGTTAGGTCGTGTCTCATCTTACTTAGAGGGGCTTTCAGTCTATTGGGATTTTACGAATATGTAGTGTGACCACGTTTCATTATGTCCACATGATAGTTTTTGATTGTGTATGTGACTGCTCCACCTCCCCCTGCAGAAGAGCAAGTGGAAGGTCCCGTTGGTCCTGAGGAAGCTGAAGGTGGTGCCCAGCACCAGAGTCTCCCGCATGGAGCTCTGCGGCGATGACAATTTGGTGCTGAGAAACGGCGAGAAGATAGAGTGGCTGGCCGGGGGCTCGCTAGAGAACCTCTTCTACAAGCTGTATGACGAGGCGGGTCGACTGGTCCCTCCCACCGAGGAGATCGCCCGCAGGATCAAGGTGTGTCCGGTCTCTGATGCCATTGCATTTGAGCGCGCTGCGTCTCATTTCTGACTTCTCTTCGGTCACTGCGACTGTGTTGAAGGTCAACTGGACGGGAGACGTCAACGTTACAGACCTGGCCCTGGGGAAGCTGCCTGTCTTACAGGTGCCCACGCAGGTGCAGCCGCCGATCTTCTACCTGGTGTCCTACCAGGACCAGAATGTCTCCGTCTCCTTCAACATAGTGTAAGCCGCGTACCCGACTCAAAGCTTTGATTCAGTGTGGCTGCGTTTGAACAACTCCTCTAACAGCTTCAGCTTCATATTTAACGGATAGAGTGGTGTTCGTTGTCTCCCCCAACTCTCTGCGAGAAAGCAGCAAAtaagtctttgtttgtttttttgtacccatcctctctttttgtttgtagGCCTCGTCCGGATGAAGCAACTAAACTCAAAGCAACTCCGCTACACAACACAGTGAAGCTGGGTGAAATCCTCCCTGGAAACATCAGTTAGTTTCATCCTGAACCCGCTGAGATCTCATTTTTGAGGATCTGGCTGCAGACTGGATAACACACACGTTTTTCCCTCTGCAGGCTTGGAGCTTCTGGACCAGTATGATAATTCCACATTGACATTTAGCTCCACCTGTAAGGATCACATCACTGTGGAAGCGGACGGTCTGGACAAATCGGCCATCGACTTTGTTTGGCAGGTGGGAAAAGAGACGCACAAACGTAATTCAGagaaactaaaaactaaattatTCCTTTAGACTGTGTCAACAATAGTTTTTTACGTCAGTAAAGGATCTGACTACTTCTTCCTCAAAGCGTGTAAATGTTCTGAAACTAACGGCCGACGCGTTCTGCAATCAGGAGAGCAGCGGTTCTGTTCTGGTGACGGGGGTGCAGTTCCTTTCGGGGCCTCTCGGCCCCAGAGAGTTGTGCTTCACCTACGGGAGCTTCGAGGAGCGCGTCCATGTGAAAGTGACCGCCGGAGTCCCCGCGCTGCTCAAACTCACCAGCGGGCCAGAGATGGTAAGAAAGAAGCTGATTCCAACCATGTCAAAAGTTTCAACAAAGACTTTTCatctcttcttttattttcattctttcaCTCAAGCCTTTGCAGGTGCTGAACGGCCACGGCATCGCCACGCCCTTCGTCGTCCAAGTGTGTGACGAGTGGGGGAACCCGACCACGGACCAGAGGGTCGTGGTGAGAGTGAACTCTTCCCCCCCGACGCTGAAGGTAAGCGAGCCGCTCGCCGCTTTTCACACGGCTCAAAAGGAACCGTCCGGGTGGATAACGATTGTTTTTGCCTTAGGTGACGACGGCTGTTATTTCACAACCGGTGAGCGCGGAGGGAAAAGCCTCTTTCCCCGTGAGCGGCGTGAGCGGACCAAAGTGAGTGTCGCTTCATGAAACTGACGTGCATGAAGGGGGGAATCCTTCTGTCGTCGTAATGCAGCTAAAGAAACTGACGGGAGTTACCCTGTTGTTCCACCAGGGGGTGCTATAAGCTGGTGTTCGAGGGCTCCCTGAACCAGAAACCCATCCCTGGTTTCACCGTGAATCTCACCGTCATACCGGATCCCAACAAACCCGTCAGCCTGTCGGTGGAGTACAACACCGCCGCCGTGTTTCCTGCCGGAGGCCGCTTCCCTGGTCTGCCTCCCATTCAAATCTTTATGGAGCTCTTATTTCCCTGCATGCAAAAAATATATgataatatatgtgtgtgtgtgtgtgtgttcagtgttctCTGTGACCGTGGTGTCCGATGAGGGCTGCCCGATGGCGACTTTTAACCCCGCTGCTGCGTCCATGCGTCTGTGGAAGGAGGCGCCGCCGCAAAACACTTCTCCGCAACCGGAGGTGACTTCAAGACGTTGGAGCTGTCACagatttctttctatttttctttaGCTGCGTTTCTTCTGAACCGCTTCTTCTCTTTCGTAGGTCACTGAGCTGAAGTGTTGTAAACCACTGGGCGACGAAAAGAAGGACCGCTTCCACTTCAGGTAAAGCGCCTTTGGCGTCCCGTCTGAGTGGCTGCAGGATGTTCGACAACTCAATTTAGCCTCCGGGGAGCCAAGAGATGTGGGAATGGACTTGTGGGAAAAGAGTCTGCAGATTGCTCCACAGTAAAGTAGCTAGTTTACACTCAAATAACAGTTCATGTTTCCGGTAATAAAAGGATGAGACCGTAAATATTTAGTCTTGGCTTAGCAAGCCCCAGAAACGTGGGAAACAGTTTTCCTTTGTTCAACTATTCCTTtaagaaatgtaaatgtgtttttgttttctttcactgcAGAGATAAACCGATCCCAAAACAAGTTGGAAAGTACACCATCCAGTTCTCTCTAAAAATAGACGATGGAAAACTCCTGTCCAGTAATCAGGTTGGTTGACTCTAGAAATCCCATCCAGCAGTAGAAGGTCAGGGTCATCACGCCAGCAGTGTCTCCCGCCTCCTAGATCTCCATAGACGTGGTGGCCAATCAACCCGTCAGGCTGGCACCCGACCCCCCGCCACCCACCCGATTTGTTTCCGACAGCAAGGTCATTGCCCACCGAACCTTGGTGGAGAATATGACCCTGAGGATAATGGTGAGCGGACAACCGGTTCACTTTTAAAGCCGTCGCCCAGCAGCTGGTTAACGGAGCTGCTTTGACTGATTCCAGGACGAGCACGGAAACGCGGCGGGGCGGGACCTGGGCGGGACGGTGGTCGTCTCCATAGAGAAGCTTGGTGGAGGCGGCAGTGGCAGCAGCGGCCAGTCCGTCCCTCTGTTCGAGGGCCAAAGGAACAGCTTGACGACGAGCTTGGTGGAAGGCAAGGCCCACTTCACCGTGAGTCGCCGGACGCCGCTTTTCTATCCCGACGGGGCGCGACGGGGCGCGCTGAACGCGTGATGATGGTGTGATTCTTGTTGTGCACAGAGGCTGGTCCTCATGGAGAACAGCCCCGGGGAGGACGGAAGTGACTACTTGCTGCTCTTCAGACCAGAAGGGCCGATGGTTCCCACGACCCTCGACCCTTTTCCGCTGCTCTTCCACTTTTACAAAGGTGGGGCGTGAGATCTCTGTCAGGCTTCACGTGTGAACATCATTGTAGCTTTAATGTGACGTGAAAGCAACGTTTGACCTTTTCATTCCCTGATTCAGCGTTATCTGTGCAGAGAGTTTTGGTTTCAAGATGCATCTCTTTGTCTCCTATTAGTGAGATATTACCTCAATGTCTCACTGGTTAAACATTTTTGTTAAGACTTCAAATTGTTGTGTttcaatatgcaaatgaggcttCACTTCACAAGGATTTTACAaagttgtttctctttttcaaaaaaatggGTTCAACTCAACACTGTCACAAAATAAGTCAGACAATAAATTACCaaaagtttgtctttttattgtcttttttttcggACTTAGATGCTGAGAACCAACAGAAAATGTTTGAGCTgaccaagaagaaaaacacgCTGACGACTTCTATCGAAGCGCTCAGGGAAAACTTCACCACATCAACTGAACTCCTTGCTGCGCTGACCTGTAAgatctcctcttttcttttgtccaAACAAGCagaattgtgttgttgttaactCAAGaatgttgtttaaaatgttaactAATTGCAAATACTTCTATCATAGCTCAATGTCTGAATGAAAGTGAAAAAGAGTCTGTCATTCGAAAAGAGCTGATCAAGAGGAAGTTGGAAAGTGGCCAAACTGTACGTGTAGGATGTTCTCAATAAATAGATACATACATTTCTAAATACATGGGTGTGTTCTGGAGGTgacatttacatatttgttaTTCTTCGTAGATCCCAGAAATTGAAGAACTCCTAACCAGAAAGCGATCTGAATTGGACCAGATCCTCCGATCACACAGAGTTTGCTCCATTCCCGACCAATTCAGAGGGCAGCAGGATGTTTTGGGAGCGGTAATGTTGGCCGAGGGCCTGGAAAACCCTCGGTGTAATTTGACTGAAGGACGACCTCCATACAGATGTGTGCGAGTTTCAGAGAAGCTTTGCCTGTTCCGCTATAACGGTTTGTTTCTATTTCTTACCTTCTGAATGCAGGTCGGCCACTTGGCCTTAGTGCAGGACGCCGACGCCGCGCGGGTGATCTCCTGGCAAATCAGGGGCGACATGGATTGCGTCCTCACCAAGACGCTGGCGGCCGCGCAGAGGATCTACAAGGACACCAAAGGCCAGCAGCAGGTCATGTCCCTGGAGACTATGTTTGTGCGAGACGACAACAGGTAATTAAGATGGATCCCTTTTATTAAACGACGCCTTCTTCAACAGCTGTATGTCtctattttctttcatttccgtATTGGTGCCTGAGTTGCTTTCCTGCGCGCGCTTGATTatagttttttatttcttaagcAGGCTCCTGCTGCCAGCCTTCCAACAATAGTAATTTAAAGATCTTGTGGCACCTCCATGTTGAACAAACTAGTGAGAAAGAATGTGCCGAAAGGTGAACAGTGACCCCCTCTCTGACAATAAAGTACAATTACTCTATAgatgacaaaataataaaatggtCATAAATGTATTTGAAGTTACGTCCCCTTTTCATTCATCATATTTAGCCAGTTTTGACATAAATGAATAGTGTTGTGTTGCTCTAGTTAACTGGGCTCTGGGAAGCTGtgacggtttgtgtgtgtttcaatttCTCTTATTACATTGTTTTTCTGGggggtttttgtttgttttttaacagctGACTGCtgaaatttttcttttttataacatttgcatttgttgCAGACCGTTGCCACACATAAGAAATGGCCGTGCGCTCTTTGACCCCCCCGGGAACCCGGTCTACGCCATCGACCTCCTGCATTTCTCAAGCGACCCGCAGAGCTGTCGAACCGGTGAGCCGCCTCACACGGGTTGCCcccgcttagcttagcatgttcTAGCCGTTGTGCTTGCCAGTTTATATTTGCCGTAGTGCagaagccctgtgtgtgtgtggggagggggggggggggggctttcagaGGGTTCCCAGgtctttttgtttgtatgttggGGTATTTCCTACTACTGAGTTCCGGGTAAATGGTTCCATCTGGGAAACAgcgtcacggggggggggggagctgaaaatgattatttttttgctcAAATTGAACAGAAATGTATCAGAAACTCCTCAGTCTCCAACAATCTCCTTTCTGTGCCGGTTCTTCCGTCGTACCGACATAAAATAatgcctgttgtttttttctttcttcgaATGCCTCTCCGTGCTTTCAGCTTTTAAAAGCATCCTGGGGAACACCATTCTGATGGACGACCTGAACTCGGCAAACCACTACCGGAAGGCGGTGGGTGATGAGCGCCGGCGCGGCGTGACCTTTCTGACCGGCGGCCCTATTTCTTTCCTCCTCACAAAGTGCCGTTTCTTGCAGGTGGTACAGCACAAGATGCCGTGTCCCACCATCCTGACCCGGCAGGGCGACAGGATCAGTGGCAACGGCAAGTTCGGAGGCGCgcagaacagagccccaccgaTGCACACGTTAAAAGTGTTcggagcccccctccctccgcatCACGCGGCTTTAAAGGAGCACATAGGTGACGTCACTCACGTGTCTGCGCTTTGCCTTTTGTGACCCTGCTCGGTCAGTCAGATTGCGCTTGAACGTCTCTCGTTGTTCTGGACAGAGCTGCTGAGCCAGCACCGGTCCGCTCTGGAGAAGAAGCAAGAGGCCGCGAAGGAACGAGGGGCTCACTTGAAGATGATGCAGTCTCCTGAAAGTCTGAAACAGCGTAAACAAATGGAGGAGATGATAACGCAGCTGgaggagaacgagagagagcTCGGTATGTTTCAGGTGGAAAGGACAGAGAGGTCCTTTTcaaacatacatatatgttgTTTTCATTCTGTTGCATTCTGCTTCCAGCGTCGACCCCAgtaagagcagtgaaacggggCCTTGAGAGGGCCCAGCTATCCGGCATCGCGGGAAAGAGATTCAAGTAGAGGTCGCGACATGGACCGATCCAACCGATCTCTTCTTCTAGAGTTTTATTTGTATATCttttaatgattttataataatccatccatccaaccattaTTTTTGTAGATGTGAATCAGAGGACAGTGGATGTTGATGTTTACCTGTTTTACCATAAATGCTGAAATTAATTGTTACAAACTTGTTGCTGTAAACATTCTTTGGAGCGCAGACTTTCATACTGGTGCTTAAGTCGCATATTTCGCGCATGAGTTTGCGTATTGGAGCGAGCTGCACACATTGGATATTTTAAAAGGCGCACGACAGAAGCACGCCCGTGTTGTTTACGAGCcgaccctcctcctctggggccgGATAGTTTTGGGGGTTTACTTGGCAGATGTGGATGGAATGATTAATTTCAAAGAACTGCTTTAttctctataaaaaaaaaccacattTTTCTAAGATCTGCTTTTGCCTTTGTCATTATTTCTATCCAACAATAACGTCAGCAGCCTACAAAACTTTAAACTGAAATGATGTCCTATTTTGAGGCGCGTGTGCAGCGAGCCACTGGCAGGCGAGGGATGATTGCCCCTCAGAACCAAGGCAACCGCCCGGAAGCTGCTCTATGACATGGTGATTTTGGATGAGGAGCGACTTGGGTGTGggctttagtgtgtgtgtgtgtgtgtgtgtgtgtgtgtgagacagacggGAAAAGGCATCAGTCCGTGTTGGAGGGGGTCCTGAAACGTCATATCCAAGGACGGTGGAAGGAGCTCGATACTGGGGCATTTAAATTAATACAACGTCACCATGAAGTGCGGACTTATTCAGTTTCTATTCGCGTTCCCTCTCGTCGGCGGGTCGCCCTTCCAGCATGCCGTGTTTCAGGGAAACTCTCATTCCGGCAGAGAAACGCGACCGAGAAACAAGTGAGTGACGCACGTCTGTTTGCGCCATTACGAGCCGCTGCTTATTTACCATCTGCTGTGCGTCAATGCATTCGGGCGCTTGAGGAAAGTTCTGTGCATCAGGTCGggtttttgttttgggtttttttcccctgcagaAACTGGTGCGCGTACGTCGTGCACAAGAACGTGAGCTGCGCCGTGGCGGGCGGCTCGGAGAGCTCCGTGCAGCCGGAGGTGTTCCCGTGTCCCCCGGAGACGCCAAACTGTGCGCAACAAGTGATGTAAGATGACTGCACAAGTCCAGGACCGTGGGTGGAGGGGGTCCTTTGGTTTGTGGTGTTGTTTTCAACAACGTGAGGCAGCTTGGTCGTGGACCGGTTCTGGTTTGTGTACTTGGAGCTGCTTTGGCTTTGCATGGAAGTGACTGGTGTCGTTATTTGTCTTAATTACAGCAGCGGTGGGAGAATATTTCAGATGTTTAACTTGGTTAAAGTGGTAAAACCACAGAGTAAAGCTTCCTGGATTTCAAATCTCACTTAAGTAAAAGTTCTTATTATGCAAAATGGCTTcacttcagaataaaagtcgTGGGTTTGAATGAGTAATGTGTAAGTATTACTCACGTTGCAGCTTAATTCACGAGAAGCAAATGTACTTGTTCATTTTAAATCGTGTGTTGATAATCTGAACCCCTAAAGAAGAATAAGTATTGGAGTAGAATGTACTGCAGCATGAATTGGAATCAGGTAAAAGCTCTATAACACACTTGTGCAGCATCCTGTGAGTCTTTAGAATGCATCCTTGTCTTCGTGTGTTGAATGCTTCCAGATACCGGACACAATTTAGGCCCATGTATAAGATTGCTTACAAGACCGTAACGGAGCTGGAGTGGAGGTGCTGCCCGGGGTACCAGGGCCACGACTGCTGGGAGGTGAAGGACGTTAAACTGCTCCAAGTGGAGCGCGTGCCCCATGCGCCCTCTGGACATGTTCCGGCCCCACGAGGTGAAAGACCTGATCAGAACTAAGGGAATCCAGCATTGAAATAGTTAATGAATCAAGTTACTGTTCAATGTTCCTGCTTCCCATCCCTCTTTCTGTTCTCGCGACAGCTCCGGAGCAGCGCTCAGAGACCCAGAGCAACCATCCCTGGGGGCGGGAGGGGCAGTTTGGAGGTCAGGCAGGTCACAGGCCCGCGGGGGTTGACGGAGGATCCCAAAGTGCAcaacacctggaggaggaggtgcagaggcTCTCCCAGATGGTCCTTGACATGCAGGCGAGAATGACAGACATGTCCTCCAATCTGAGACTGGACTTCCAAGAGGACGCCAGCAAAATGCTGCTCACGCTGCTGAACAACCACAGACCGCCTGCCACCGCGAGAGGCGAAGAGACGCACACCGTCCAGGTGCAGGACTTCTCTTTCGGGAGCGAGACGACGCAGATGGACGAGGTCATGAACAAGATCGGCCAGGTCTCGGACGATCTGGAGTCCAAGGGCAATGCCCTGGACGACCTGCGGGGTCGCGTCGACCGTCACGGCGAGCAGATTCATCTGCTGATGGAGGCCGCCCACGACCAGCTGTCCACTGCCCCTCCCGGCCCCCCAGCCGGGGACGCCGACCTGCGCGCCTACCTGGACGAGAGGATCGGCGCACTAAGAGAGGAGTTGATGGGGGGCATGGACATCAAACTGGCAGACATGAAGAACCTGTGCGATTATAAATTAATGTCGGTTCAGGAGCAGTGTGAGGGACAAGAAACCAACTACCTCGGCCTGGCGGAGCTCATGGACTCAAAAGAAACGGACCTCCGCAACGAGATCCAGGACCTTAAGACCAAGCTGGGTGATCCGGGAAAGGAAAACGCCCGTCTTGCGGAGAACCTTGAGATCTGTCTGAACTCATCTGGGAAGACTGAAGCTTCCTGTTGCCTCTCCGTAGAgcagaagatgaagaaacaTCAGGCTGAGGCCATCAGGGACCTGAGGGAGACTCTGGAGGACAAGCTGACCTCCATGGAAGACACACTCACGTCTCTGTTGGTAGACACAAGCAACCACTCATCAGGCGGTCTTCTGACTGATGAAGACCTTAGCCAACAGAGCTCCCAGAGCTGTAGAACTGCTATCAATGCTATGGAGACTCGTCTAAAAGCCCAATTAAATGGCCTTGGGACCATTGAGGGGAAGCTCCTCAACTTCAGCGCCAGCATTGAGAACCTTCACGGTGAGTTGAGCCATCTGAAAGGGCGTGCGGGCAAGTTGGAGGACTCGCTGTCGGACGTCGTCGAGCAGCGGCCTCCGTTTCACAACGCCACGCGGGCTCGACTGGGGGCCGAGCAGGAGGCCGAGGACCTCCTGGAGCTCCACAGGACTCGGCATCAGGAGCTGAGGAACCGCCTGGACGAGCTGGGCCGGCAGGTGAAAGCCGAGGCCGACCTGTGCAGGGGTCAAACCGAAGACGTCGGGAGGGAGATGACGCAGATGGGCAGCCGCGTTGGGAGCGTGGAGAGTTTATGCGGCAGGCTCGAGCCTTTCT is part of the Gasterosteus aculeatus chromosome 21, fGasAcu3.hap1.1, whole genome shotgun sequence genome and encodes:
- the emilin2b gene encoding EMILIN-2 isoform X1, with translation MKCGLIQFLFAFPLVGGSPFQHAVFQGNSHSGRETRPRNKNWCAYVVHKNVSCAVAGGSESSVQPEVFPCPPETPNCAQQVIYRTQFRPMYKIAYKTVTELEWRCCPGYQGHDCWEVKDVKLLQVERVPHAPSGHVPAPRAPEQRSETQSNHPWGREGQFGGQAGHRPAGVDGGSQSAQHLEEEVQRLSQMVLDMQARMTDMSSNLRLDFQEDASKMLLTLLNNHRPPATARGEETHTVQVQDFSFGSETTQMDEVMNKIGQVSDDLESKGNALDDLRGRVDRHGEQIHLLMEAAHDQLSTAPPGPPAGDADLRAYLDERIGALREELMGGMDIKLADMKNLCDYKLMSVQEQCEGQETNYLGLAELMDSKETDLRNEIQDLKTKLGDPGKENARLAENLEICLNSSGKTEASCCLSVEQKMKKHQAEAIRDLRETLEDKLTSMEDTLTSLLVDTSNHSSGGLLTDEDLSQQSSQSCRTAINAMETRLKAQLNGLGTIEGKLLNFSASIENLHGELSHLKGRAGKLEDSLSDVVEQRPPFHNATRARLGAEQEAEDLLELHRTRHQELRNRLDELGRQVKAEADLCRGQTEDVGREMTQMGSRVGSVESLCGRLEPFSDSLHRIKEGLNKHVTGLWTCVNRLNGTVKAHARDIGGLRGTCVGLQHDISDVARDLQALTSGDARKTGLQAAVEDAGPLQASSKTLTGPAAPQEASLPQPPVMETGEAGPPGKMTSSKLPRGTDGSMMPVLGFAGAPAHPVKPADALKPGTLDVSAGANAHRGPSRQTAPGVTPSFSAGLTLPPFPGRAGIVRFNKVLVNDGGHYDAHTGIFTAPTDGRYLVTAVLAARRGERLEAVLSVSDRSVQRLGPTGPAGPPAGGQCDCGGSASLSLVLPLRRGDRAGMVVTAGELAASASSEVLSSFSGVLLHAGPSER
- the emilin2b gene encoding EMILIN-2 isoform X2, which encodes MKCGLIQFLFAFPLVGGSPFQHAVFQGNSHSGRETRPRNKNWCAYVVHKNVSCAVAGGSESSVQPEVFPCPPETPNCAQQVIYRTQFRPMYKIAYKTVTELEWRCCPGYQGHDCWEVKDVKLLQVERVPHAPSGHVPAPRAPEQRSETQSNHPWGREGQFGGQAGHRPAGVDGGSQSAQHLEEEVQRLSQMVLDMQARMTDMSSNLRLDFQEDASKMLLTLLNNHRPPATARGEETHTVQVQDFSFGSETTQMDEVMNKIGQVSDDLESKGNALDDLRGRVDRHGEQIHLLMEAAHDQLSTAPPGPPAGDADLRAYLDERIGALREELMGGMDIKLADMKNLCDYKLMSVQEQCEGQETNYLGLAELMDSKETDLRNEIQDLKTKLGDPGKENARLAENLEICLNSSGKTEASCCLSVEQKMKKHQAEAIRDLRETLEDKLTSMEDTLTSLLVDTSNHSSGGLLTDEDLSQQSSQSCRTAINAMETRLKAQLNGLGTIEGKLLNFSASIENLHGELSHLKGRAGKLEDSLSDVVEQRPPFHNATRARLGAEQEAEDLLELHRTRHQELRNRLDELGRQVKAEADLCRGQTEDVGREMTQMGSRVGSVESLCGRLEPFSDSLHRIKEGLNKHVTGLWTCVNRLNGTVKAHARDIGGLRGTCVGLQHDISDVARDLQALTSGDARKTGLQAAVEDAGPLQASSKTLTGPAAPQEASLPQPPVMETGEAGPPGKMTSSKLPRGTDGSMMPVLGFAGAPAHPVKPADALKPGTLDVSGANAHRGPSRQTAPGVTPSFSAGLTLPPFPGRAGIVRFNKVLVNDGGHYDAHTGIFTAPTDGRYLVTAVLAARRGERLEAVLSVSDRSVQRLGPTGPAGPPAGGQCDCGGSASLSLVLPLRRGDRAGMVVTAGELAASASSEVLSSFSGVLLHAGPSER